The Myxococcus guangdongensis nucleotide sequence CCGCTGCGGCGACCTGTTCCACCGTCAGCGACAGCTCCACGTCCTCGTGGATTCGCTGCACCGGCGTCCCATCCACCTCGCCGAACGTCGTCCTCAGTGACTCGTGCCTTCGCACCACGTCACGGAATGCTTCCTCCAGCGCCCTCACATCCAGTCGGCCCGTGAGCCGTCGAGCAAACGGGACGTTGTAGGAGATGCCTCCCGTGTCGAGCTGTGAAGTGAGCCACAGGCGCTGCTGCGCGAAGGACTGCGGCACCACGCCACCGTGCGGCTGATGCGTCAGCGGGCTGCGCTGGGCTTCGTGGTCCTCCTCCAATCGCGCCGCGAGCCGCGCCACCGTCGAAGACTCGAACAAGACGCGCACAGGCAGCTCGCGTCCCACCACTTCGCGCAGCCTCGACATGGCCCGCGTGGCCAGCAACGAGTGCCCGCCCAGCTCGAAGAAATCGTCCTCCACGCCCATCCGCGTCAGGCCCAGCAGCGGGGTCAGGACATCGGCCACCACCTGCTCCATGGCCGTCCGCGGCGCCACGTACTCACGCCGTGAGGAATCTCCCGCGGGCGAAGGCAGCGCCCTCCGGTCGAGCTTCCCGTTCGGCGTGAGCGGAAGCCCCGGCAGCATCACGATGGCCGAGGGCACCATGTACTCGGGCAGCCGCGCACGCACCCACGCGCGCAGCTCCTGGGACTTCGGGAGCGCGCCCTCCGAGGGGACGCAGTACGCGACGAGCCACCGGCCTCCTGGTCCATCCTCGCGCGCCACCACCGCCACCTCGCGCACGTCCGGATGGCTCGCGAGCACGGACTCCACCTCGCCCGACTCGATGCGGAAGCCGCGCAGCTTCACCTGGCCGTCCAGCCGCCCCGCGAACTCGAGTGTCCCGTCCCGCCGCCACCGCGCCCGGTCTCCCGTGCGATACAGCCGCACTCCTGGCTCCGCACTGAAGGGATTCGGGACGAACCGCTCGGCGGTCAGCTCCGGTCGACGGAGGTATCCCCACGCCAGTCCATCGCCGCCCGTGTACAGCTCGCCCCAGACGCCCACGGGCACGAGCGACATCGCCGCATCCAACACATGGACCTGCGTGTTGGAGATGGGTCGACCAATCGGCACGGAGCCGTCCACCCTCGCGCCCGCGGTCAACGAATGGCACGTGGTGAACGTGGTGTTCTCCGTGGGCCCATACCCGTTGATGACCGTTCCACCCCGCGCCAGACGCGCGCGAACGGCGGCCGGTGACACCACGTCGCCACCCGTGAGGAGCTGACGCACTCCGGACAGGGCCTCGGGACGCGTGGCCATCACCTGCTCGAACAGCGCGGAGGTGAGCCACAGCGTGGTGACGCCATGCCGCGTCAGCCCCTCCTCCAGTTCCTCCACCGAGGGTGTCCTCGGGGAGAAGACCACGAGCCTCCCGCCATTGAGCAGCGGCCCCCACAGCTCCAGCGTCGCGGCGTCGAAGGAGATGGGCGCGAGCTGGAGGAAGACCTCGTTTGGCCCCAGCTCCGCGAAGCGGGCGCCCTTCACCAACCTCACCACCGCCCGGTGCGGAATACAGACGCCCTTCGGCCGCCCCGTCGAACCGGAGGTGTACATGACGTAGGCGAGCGACTCCGGCGGCACGGGCAACGCCAGGTCGACCTCAGGCTCGTGAGCGAACGCCGCCCCCGAGGGCTCCAACGCAACCCGCTTCACCGAACCGGAGGCAAGCCACGGATAGGCCGCGTCCGGCGCCAGCAGGGCCGCGAGCTCCGAGTCCTCGCACATGAAGGCCAGTCGCTCGTCCGGATACGACGGGTCCAACGGGACGTACGCGGCGCCGGCCTTGAGGATGCCGAGCGTCGCCACCACCATCTCCAGCGAGCGTCGCGCGAAGAGCCCCACCCGGCTCCCGGGCTCGACGCCCAGTCGACGCAGGTGGTGCGCGAGCTGATTGGCGCGCCGGTTCAGCGCCGCGTACGTCAGGCGCTCACCCTCGAACTCCACCGCGAGGACCTCCGGCGTCCGCGCCACCTGTGACTCGAACAGCGCGCAGATGCTCGCGTCACGCGGATACTCCGTCCGCGTCGCGTTCCAGTCCGCCAGGAGCAACCCACGCTCAGCGGCGCTCACGAGCGGAAGCTCGGAGACACTCGACGAGGGACTCGCCACCACCGCCTCGAGCAACGCGACGTAACGCTCGGCCAGTCGCGTCACCGCCTCCTCGTCGAAGAGGTCCGTGTTGTATTCCCAGTACGTCACCAGGCCGCGACTCGTCTCCCGCGCGAACAGCGTGAGGTCGAACTTCGACACGCCCGGCTCCAGCGGGACGTCCGTCGCGACGAGCCCGGGAAGACGGAGCGCCGCGGACGGCTCCCCCTGGAGCACGAAGGCCACCTGGAAGAGCGGCGAGCGACTCGGGTCTCGCTCCAGATGCAGCGCCTCCACCAGCTGCTCGAGTGGGACGTCCTGACGGGCGAAGGCCTCCAGGCACGTCTTGCGGACCTGCCGCAGCAGCGCCTGGAATGGGACGTCCTCGACCTGGGCCCGCAGGGCCAGCATGTTGGCGAAGAACCCGACCACGCCCTCCAGCTCGCGCAGCCCGCGCCCCGCGAAGGGAGAGCCCACCACGATGTCGCGCTGCCCGCTGTGACGCGCCAGCAGGACCTGGAAGGCCGCCAGCAGCGTCATGTACAGCGTCACCCCTTCCTTCCGGCTCAGCTCACGCAGCTTCTCTTCCAGGGCCGGCAGGGGCGGCATCCACTTCAAGGCCCCCGGATAGGTCTGCACGGCGGGACGAGGTCTGTCGGTGGGCAGCTCCAACACCGGCGACGCTCCCGCCAGCTGCTCCTTCCACCACTCCAGTTGGTTCTCCAGCACCTCCCCCTTCAGCCACTCCCGCTGCCACCTCGCGAAGTCGGCGTACCGCACCTCCAACGGCGCGTGCTCCACCGCCACCCCTCGCACCCTCGCCCCATACCCCTCCCCCAGCTCCTTCTCCAGCAACCTCACCGACCAGCCGTCGAACACGATGTGATGCACCACCCACACCAGCACGTGCTCTTCTTCCCCCAGCTTCAACACCTTCGCCCTCAGCAGCGGTCCTCGCTCCAGGTCGAACGGACGCTGGGCCTCCTCCTCGACCTTCGGCAACACGTCCGCGGCCGCCACCTCCTCCACCTCCAGCCACAGCTCCACGTCCTCGTGGATCCGCTGCACCGGCTTCCCATCCACCTCCCCGAAGGTCGTCCGCAGGGACTCGTGCCTGCGCACCACATCCTGCAACGCGCCCTCCAGCGCGCCCACGTCCAGTCGGCCCGTGAGACGTACCGCGAAGGGCGCGTTGTAGGACGTTCCTCCCGCGTCGAGCTGCGAGAGGAACCACAACCGCTGCTGCGCGAAGGACTGCTCCGCCACGCCGTCATGCGGCTGGTGCGTCAGCGGAGGCCGACGGATCGTCCGCTCCGGCTTCGTGGCGATGGACGGCTCGCTCCGCATCATCACGCCACTCGAATCGTGGGCCGAGGTCCCTCCGGCGCGCCCTGCCCCGACTGTCCCGGATGCTCCGGCAGGAGCAGGTCGTACGGATTCATCGCGTCACCCGCCAGGCACTCCAGCTCCACGTCCAATCCCAACCCATGACGTCGCGCCAGCGCGATGAGCACGCCCGTCACCGCCTCGTCCTCCAACGAGAACCCCGTGGAGTCGAACACCGTGGACCGCTCCCGCCACTCCCCGAACCGCTCGGGATGCTGGACCACCTCGATGATGCCCGGACCAATCTGCTCGGGCCGCAGCTGCTGGCACTCCCCTTCCACCAGCGCCTGCGGCAGGAAGTCCGGACACACCAGGCTGCGCTCCAGCAGCGAGCGAGGCAGCTCCAACTTCCCCGGCAGGTCCGAGCCCACCGCGTTGACGTGCACCCACGGCTTGAACCGCCCGTCCTCCAACACCGGCCCCTCCCCCACGCCCACCGACGTCACCGTGCACACGATGTCCGCCTCCGCCTCCACCATCTCCAACGGCACGGCCCGGACATCCAATCCCAGGAACCCCGCCCGCCCCGCGAACGAGCGCTGCGCCACCGGGTCCACGTCAAAGACAAGCACCCTCTCAATGGAAAACAACCGCGACAGCGCATGCAACTGCGTCACCGCCTGGGCGCCGGCGCCCACCAGCCCCACCACCCGACTCTCCGGATGCGCCAGGTGCCGGCTGGCGATGGCGGACGCGGCCCCCGTGCGCAGCGCCGTCGCCAGCACTCCGTCCACCAGCGCCGTCAGGTGGCCCGTCGCGCAGTCATAGACACTGTTCGTCGCGATGATGGTGGGAACCCCGTACCGTCTGGGATTCATCGGGTTGTAGCCGACAACTTTGATGGTGATGGATTCGCCCTGCCGCATGACCGGCATCCACTCGAGCACGCCCGTCCGGGTGTTGCGCAGCGTGAAACCCTCGCGCTGCCGAAGCTCCGTGCGAGCGAGGTCGAACGTTCGGAAAGCCGTCTCCACCGACTCGATGACCCGGTCCATCAGGACATCGATTCCCACTTCGTGCACGAGCCTGCGCAAGTCCGCCTGGGTGACGAGGAGTGTCTTCACGGGCGCTCCCTCAGCCTGGAGATGCGCGCACTCTGCATCAACCCGTGTCACCTGTGAAGACAATCAAAACATTCTGACATCTCTTTACGCACCCAGAAGAATAATCACCCCTGATTGCCCATGACCACACTTGCCGACATTGCACGTTTTACACGAACTAAGGACAAGCCCTATCATCTCGAGCCGTGAGCACACGAACGGACACCGCGACGCTGTCCTGGGGTTGGGTTCGCAATCCCAGGTTCGACCTCTTCTTCATCCTTGGTACGGCGGGCCTGGGGCTCGCCTTCTCACTGGCGGCGCTGGCCCGGCCGTCCCTGTTCCCCGTGCTGTTGATGGTGGACGTGTGGCTGCTCGGCTACCACCACGTGGTGTCGACCTTCACGCGGCTGGGCTTCGACGCGGAGAGCCGGCGCCAGCACCGCTTCCACCTGTGGGTGCTGCCGGGGCTCGTCTTCGCGGCGACGTTCGCCGTGTACCAGGCGGGGGGCGTCTGGCCGCTGATGTCGGTCTACTTCTACTGGCAGGGCTGGCACTACCTGCGGCAGAGCTACGGCGTCAGCCGAATCCTGGACCGCGCCTCGAAGCGGCCCGCGGCGGACAACCCCGCCACCGCGTGGATGCTCTACCTGCTGCCGCTCGCGGGCCTGCTGTACCGCTCCGCGCAGGGCTCCACCACCTTCCTCAAGCTGGAGGTGCGGATGCTGCCGGTGCCCTGGGAGGCAGCGTGGGCCGCGGCGGCGTGCGCGCTGGTGGCCTTCGTGGCGTGGGTGGTGCTGCAGGCGCGGGTGCTGCGCTCGGGCGCGGGCAGCCCCGCCCAGACGCTCTACCTGGCCACGCACGCGGGCATGTTCGCCCTGGGCTACTTCGTCATCCCGAGCCTGGAGACGGGCTGGCTGGGCCTCAATGTCTGGCACAACGCCCAGTACATCCTCATCGTCTGGCTGTTCCACAACCGGCGCTTCAAGGAGCAGGTCAGCCCCGAGCACCGCTTCCTGTCCACGCTGAGCCAGAGCCGGCGGATGCTCCAGTACCTGGTGGTGTGCGTGGCGCTGTCCGCGCTGCTCTACACGTTCATCCTGCGCGGACTCTCGTGGATTCCAGCGGCCAGCCTGCTCATCGTGCAGACGCTCAACTTCCACCACTACATCGTCGACAGCCTCATCTGGAAGGTGAGGCAGCCGGCGGTGCGGCGAAACCTGGGGCTCGCCGCGTGATGCGCAGACCAGGAGGGCCGCGAGGGTTCAAGCCCCGCGGCCCCTGGCGTCGTGCTCAGCCGCGAACGCGCAGCACGGAGCGGCCGCCGTAGCGGGCCTGCTTGCCCAGCTCCTGCTCGATGCGGATGAGCTGGTTGTACTTGGCGGTGCGGTCCGCGCGCGACAGCGAGCCGGTCTTGATCTGCCCGCAGTTGGTGGCGACGGCCAGGTCCGCGATGGTCGCGTCCTCCGTCTCTCCGGAGCGGTGCGACATGACGGCCGTGTAGCCCGCCTTGTGCGCCATCTCCACCGCGGCCATGACCTCCGACAACGTCCCAATCTGGTTGACCTTCACCAGGATGGAGTTGGCGATGCCGTTCTTGATGCCGTCCGACAGGCGCTTGACGTTGGTGACGAACAGGTCGTCGCCGACAATCTGCACCTTCGAGCCGATGCGGTCCGTGAGCAGCTTCCAGCCGGCCATGTCGTCCTCGGCCAGGCCGTCCTCGATGGAGATGATGGGGTACTTCGCCACCAGGCTCTCCAGGTACTTCACGTGCTCTTCCACGGAGCGCTTCTTGCCCTCGCCCTCGTAGTCGTAGACGCCGTTCTTGTAGAACTCGCTGGCGGCGCAGTCGAGCGCCAGGGCGATGTCCTCGTTCGGCTTGTAGCCGGCCTTCTCGATGGACTTCATGATGAAGTCCAGCGCGGCCTCGGCGGACGTCAGGTTGGGGGCGAAGCCGCCCTCGTCACCGACGTTGGTGCCGTGGCCCGCTTCCGACAGGCCCTTCTTCAGCGTGTGGAAGACCTCGGCGCCCATGCGCACCGCCTCGGCGAGCGACTTCGCGCCGACGGGCATGATCATGAACTCCTGGAAGTCGATGGCGTTGTCCGCGTGCGCGCCGCCGTTGATGATGTTCATCATCGGCACGGGCAACAGGTTCGCGGAGATGCCGCCCACGTAGCGGTAGAGCGGCAGCCCGCGCGCGGCGGCGGCGGCCTTGGCCACGGCCAGCGACACGCCGAGGATGGCGTTCGCGCCCAGCTTGCCCTTGTTGGGCGTGCCGTCGAGGGCAATCATCGTCTCGTCGATTTCGAGCTGCGACTCCGCGTTGAGCCCGCGGACCGCCTTGAACAGCTCGTTGTTCACCGCCGCGACGGCCTTCTGCACGCCCTTGCCGAGGTAGCGGCTCTTGTCGCCATCCCGCAGCTCCACGGCCTCGTGCGTACCGACGGAGGCGCCGGAGGGAACCGCGGCGCGACCGCGGATGCCGTTCTCCAGGATGACGTCGACTTCGACAGTGGGATTGCCGCGACTGTCGATTATCTCACGGCCTACGACACCGACGATTGTAGTCATCGCGCCTTCGTAGCGAAGGGTCCCCAGTGCGTCAAGGAGCCAGGGCCCCGAGCGTCCGCCTCAGGCGCTCCGGGCCTCGCGCTCCGCGTGGTACTGCTCGATGGAGAGGTTGCGCACGCGGGAGCGACGCCCCTCCTCGTTGTGCACGTAGCCCACGCTGGCCACGTACGGTTCGATGACGCGAATCTTCTGCAGCGGCGTCACGATGAGCAGCTGCAGGTCCAACCGGCGGAACAGCTCCAGGCCGTACGCCGCGGACTCGTCCGAGCCCCGGCCGAAGGCCTCGTCGATGACCACGAAGCGGAACGAGCGCGAGCGCGTCTCGCCCCACTGCAGGCCGAACTGGTAGGCGAGGCTCGCGGCCAGCACCGTGTACGCGAGCTTCTCCTTCTGTCCGCCCGACTTGCCGCCCGAGTCCGCGTAGTGCTCGTGCTCCTGGTCGTCCGCGCGCCAGCGCTCGGAGGCGGAGAAGCTGAACCAGTTGCGCACGTCCGTCACGCGCTGGGTCCACTTCGCGTCCGCGTCCGCGAAGCCCTCGCGGCCCCGGAAGCGCTCGATGATGCGTTTGACGTCCAGGAACTTCTGCTCGGAGTAGGCGTCCTCCTCCGCGCCGACGAGCGTGCCCTCGATGCAGGCGCGCAGGTCCTGCTGGAACTCGCGGATGTCCGCGTCCTGGGTGGGGGACAACTCCAGGACGATGTAGCGGTCCGGGTTGTAGTCGATGGCCCGCAGCGAGCGGTTGATGGTGTCCACCCGCTCGCGGATGCCGTGCCGCTCCCGGTGGAGCTGCGCCTGGAAGTTGGCCACCTCGCGGATGGTGTTCTCGTTGAGCAGGCGCTTGAAGCGCTCCTCGAAGCGGGGCAGGTCGTCCGCGCGCAGCGACTCGAGCAGCGTCACGTACTCCCTGGCCGCCTCCAGGCTCGCGCCCAGCTCCTGGGTCTCCACCGGGAACTCCGCGCGGTAGGCCTGCATCGCGGACAGCAGCGCGTCGCGCACCCGCTCCAGCTTGCGCGCGTCGCCGTCGATGCGCGACTGGAGCCGCTCCCGCACCTGACGCTCGCGCTCGTCGCACGCCTCCGCCTCGAGCAGCAGCTCGCCCTGCCCTTCCGCACAGAGCTCCGCCACGCGCGGGAAGCAGGCCCGGACCGACTCGGGCGTCTCGCTCGCCGTGCGCTGACACGTCGCCAGCGTCCGCCGCGCCGCCTCCTCCTTCTCCTCCTGCCGGCCCTGGCGCTTCTCGACCGCCTTCAGCGCGGTGTCCGTCGCCGCCAGCTCCGTCTCGATGGCGGCGAGCTGACGCTCGAAGCCCCGGAGCACGTCGGACTCGCCCTCCAGCTCGCCCAGCCGGGCCTCCCGGCGCTGGATGTCGCTGGCCACCGAGCGCCAGTCCAGCTCCCGGAAGTTGTCGAACACCGCGAGCTGTCCCAGCTGCTCGGCCTGCTGACACAGCCGCGCGTGACGCTGCTCCTGCGCCTCCCACTTCGCCGAGGCCGCCTGGAGCCGCGTCTCCAGGCCCTTGCCCTCCGACTCCAGAGACTGCCGCTTGGAGTCGTTCGTCCAGCCGAGCACCCACTGGGAGCGGTCATCGATGCGCCGCCGGTCGTCCTTCAGGTGACGCTCCCCGCCCGTCTTCACCTGCCCCGAGCGGGACAGGGCCTGACGCGCGCGATGGAACTGCTCCGGCGTGTCGCAGCACGTGTAGTCGAACTGCCGCGCGAGCTGGGCCGAGAGCCACCCGCCCATGTGCGAGCCGGGCTTGATGAGCAGCTTGCCCGGGAGGGAATCGGGGCGAGGCTCCAGGGGCCTCGCGAGCCCATCCTCGCGGACGCGGTAGTAGACCAGCCGCTCGTTCAAGTGGGTGCGCTCCACCCACTGGCTCACCCGGGGGTAGTCCGCGTCCGCCACCAGCAACGAGGTGCCCAGCGAGTACAGCACGCGCTCGATGGCGCCTGTCCAATCCCGCGCCTCGTCGCGCACGCGCAGCAGCTCACCGGCGAACGGCAGCGCCTCCTCGGGCAGCCCCAGGTCCGCGCACAGCCGGGCGCGCAGATGCAGGAAGCGCGCGGGGATGTTCGAGCGCTGACGGCGCAGCGACTCGAGTTCGACGGCCACGGCCTCGTGCGACTTCTTCAAGTCGCGCAGCTCGATGCCCAGCTCGGTGCGTACCTCCTGCACCTCGGCCAGCTCGCTCGCCGCCACCTCGCGTTGGAGCTGGATGGCGCGCGTGTTGGACAGGAAGAGGTCCAGGTCCGTGGCGGCGGGCAAGCCCACCGACTGGGCCATCCGCGCGTAGCGGTCCGACTTCAGCGCGCGCTCGTCCCGCTCGCGCCGCCGCTGCGTCAGCTCCGCCTTCTCCGTCTCCAGCCGGTCTCCACCGTTGGCGGAGATGGCCTGACGAAGGCCATCGCGCTCCGTACCCTGCCGCTCACGCTGCTCGCGAAGCTGCTCCGCCTCCACGCGCAGCTTCTCGCGCTCGTCGCGCACGCGGGTGAGCCGCTCCTCGAACAGCCGCGCCTTCTGCTCGGAGAACCAGGGCCGGAGCGCCTCCCGGCACAGCCGGAGCGCTTCGAGCTCCCGCGAAAGGACCGCATGACGCTCGTGGTCCGCCACCAGCGGCTCCAGGCGGCTCACCCGCCGCTTCGCCTGGAGCACGGCCTCGTGCGCGCGGTGCAAGTCGTCGAAGTGGCCGATGAGCGCCGACAGCCGCGTCTCCACGTCGAAGGGCGGCAGCATGTGGTGGCGCACGAAGTCCGTGAGGTTGCCCACCGACTTCATCGACACCGTCTGGAGGAACAGGTCCAGCGCCTGCTCGTTCTCCAGCCCGAAGCGCCGCCGGAACGCGGCCTGATACGGCGGGAAGGTCTCGTGCACCTCGCGGGCGAGCGACTTGAGGCGCTTCTTCAGCGCGTTCAGGTCCGAGCCGCAGCGCGAGAAGTGCTCGGCGATGGAGAGCTTCCCATCCGCCACGACGTAGAGCCGCACCGGCTGTCCCTCCGGCTCCCGCATCCACATCACCTGCACGAGCGTGACGTCCTGCCCGTAGCCCTCGTTGTGGAAGTGCGCCAGCAGCACCGAGTACGTCGGCGCGTCACGCAGGTAGACGGGCCGCGCGACCTGCCCCGCGTCGCCGCGCTCGGACTTGTATTGGCCGCGCACGTACGAGCGCAGGTTGCGCTCCTTCGCCTCCGCGCCCGCCGCCTTGTTGTAGGCCAGCTTCTGCGGCGGGACGAAGAGCGTCACCAGCCCGTCCACCAGCGTCGACTTGCCCGAGCCGATGTCGCCCGTCAGCAGTCCACTCTCCCCATGCAGGTCCAGATGCCAGACATGCTGGTGGAAGGTGCCCCAGTTGTAGACCTCGAACCGGTGGAGCCGGAACCCCGCGCGCTCGTTGGGCGCGCCGATGTCCAGCAGGTCCGCCTGGGTGAGGGGTCGCACCGTGCTCATTCCGTGCCTCCTTGTTCCTCGACGAGCCGGACGCGGTACGCCTCGAGCCGCCGTTCGAAGTCCTCCAACCACTGCGCGTCGATGAACGCCTTGAGGATGCGGCGCACCTCGAAGGTGTCCTCCTCCTCGCCCAGCCGGCGCACGAAGCCCATGCCCACCGCGCGCTCCAGGTCCTGATTCACCCGCTCCGCCCAGCGCACCTCGTTGGTGCCCTCCGGCAGGAACAGCCGCACCAGCTCGTGCACCTCGTGCCGCCGCAGCACCAGCCGCGTGCCCCCCGCCGCCGCGTCCACGTCCGCCAGCTTCTTGCGCAACAGCGCGAGCAGCAGGCTCAGGCCGTAGCCCAGCTGCCTTCGCGCCACGAGCCGGGGCAGCTCCACGCCACCCTCCGACTCCGAGCGCTGGCGCAGGAACGCGTAGCCCTCCGGCTCGTCGAGCACGAGCTTCAGGCCCAGCACGGCCAGCTGCTCGCGCACCTTCGGTTGGAGCTGGAGCAGGGCCTGCCACACCCCCGCGTGCTCCTCGCGATACACCGCGCCCTTCAGGAGCGAGACGAGCACGAGGGACAGGGTGTCAGCGGCATCCGCGGTACGAATCGCGTGGGTCATCATCGGAGGAAGAGCACCAGGGGAAGGGTGGCGCGGCGGGCGGCGCCGCTCGCATCGGTCCAGAAGAGTTCCTGCGTGCGCGCGTCGTCGACCGAGGCCTTCCGGTCCTCCGACGCGAGGCTCAGGTACGTGACGAGCTCGGCCAGCCCGTGCTGGAGTGGATGCTCGCGCACCAGCTCCGCGAGGGAGACCTGCTCGCGCGCCTGCAGCGCCTCACGCACGTTGAGCCGCAGCCGCGCCTTGTCGATGAACGCGAGGTTGAACAGCGCCTCGGACGGCACGTCGTCGGTCGCCTCCTTCACCTCCTCGTCCGCCATCCGCGCCCGGGCGGGAGGCCCATACAAGGGCCGCTCCAGGGGGAGCTCCAGCGTGGGCGCCAGCTCCTCCACCGACATGAAGCCCTCGCCCGGAGGACGCGAGCGCACCGCCAGCGCGCTGCGTTCGATTCCGCGCAGCACCTGGAGGATGCGGCGGTTCTCCAACCACACGCGGTCATCCAGGAAGCGGCGCAGCTGTCCGGACAGTCGCGCCACGGTGCGCTGGGTGTGCTCACCGGCCTCCAGCCAGTCGAAGTGGATGCGCGGCAGACGCGCGTCCGGCTGGAGGGATTGAATCGCCGGATGCGACAGCACGCGCTCCAGGTTCCGGGTGAGCGCCTCCTTGCGCTCGGGCGACATGAGGAAGTCCCAGAACGCGCGGAAGCTGCGCCCCTGGTCCGAGCCGTTGATGGCGTCGCGCTCCCCCAGCACCGTCTCCAACAGCTCGCCGCGGGTCCCCTCCCACGTGGCGATGCGCTCGCGCACCCGCCGGTCCAACGCGTGGAAGCCGTCCTCCAGCGCGCGGAAGTCGGACATCAGACCGCGCGCGGTATCGGACATCTGCTGGAAGCGGTCCTTGAGCGCGGACTCATCCATCAGCTCCAGGTGGCCTTCGCGCACGCGGGCCATCTCCTCCTCGAGGTCCGCCTTGCGCCGCTCCAGCTCCGCGAGCCGCGCCTTCGGGTCCAGCTCGGTGCCCTCGGTCATCTCCTGGAGCAGGTGGAAGACGGTGAGCAGTCGCGACTCGGTCCCCACGAAGGGCTGCTCGGTGAGCTGGACCAGCCACCGGATGGCGCGCTCCGCCGCGGGCGTCAAATCGAAGTGTGGCTCGTCCATCTCCGGTGGATAGAACTTGCGCAGCCAGCCGGTGCCGTCGGCCGCCCACTCATCGAGATAGGCGCTGGCGCCACGCGGGAACGCGGCCGCGCCCCGCTGCTCGCGCAGGGCGTGCAGGTGGTCCTCCAGCCGCAGCACCAGCTCCCGCTGGGCGATGGCGCGTGCGTTGGATGCGACGAACACCCGATGCAGGAAGCCGACGATGAGCGGCGCGTGGTCCGCGACGAGCAACCGCCAGCCGGGGTGT carries:
- a CDS encoding amino acid adenylation domain-containing protein translates to MMRSEPSIATKPERTIRRPPLTHQPHDGVAEQSFAQQRLWFLSQLDAGGTSYNAPFAVRLTGRLDVGALEGALQDVVRRHESLRTTFGEVDGKPVQRIHEDVELWLEVEEVAAADVLPKVEEEAQRPFDLERGPLLRAKVLKLGEEEHVLVWVVHHIVFDGWSVRLLEKELGEGYGARVRGVAVEHAPLEVRYADFARWQREWLKGEVLENQLEWWKEQLAGASPVLELPTDRPRPAVQTYPGALKWMPPLPALEEKLRELSRKEGVTLYMTLLAAFQVLLARHSGQRDIVVGSPFAGRGLRELEGVVGFFANMLALRAQVEDVPFQALLRQVRKTCLEAFARQDVPLEQLVEALHLERDPSRSPLFQVAFVLQGEPSAALRLPGLVATDVPLEPGVSKFDLTLFARETSRGLVTYWEYNTDLFDEEAVTRLAERYVALLEAVVASPSSSVSELPLVSAAERGLLLADWNATRTEYPRDASICALFESQVARTPEVLAVEFEGERLTYAALNRRANQLAHHLRRLGVEPGSRVGLFARRSLEMVVATLGILKAGAAYVPLDPSYPDERLAFMCEDSELAALLAPDAAYPWLASGSVKRVALEPSGAAFAHEPEVDLALPVPPESLAYVMYTSGSTGRPKGVCIPHRAVVRLVKGARFAELGPNEVFLQLAPISFDAATLELWGPLLNGGRLVVFSPRTPSVEELEEGLTRHGVTTLWLTSALFEQVMATRPEALSGVRQLLTGGDVVSPAAVRARLARGGTVINGYGPTENTTFTTCHSLTAGARVDGSVPIGRPISNTQVHVLDAAMSLVPVGVWGELYTGGDGLAWGYLRRPELTAERFVPNPFSAEPGVRLYRTGDRARWRRDGTLEFAGRLDGQVKLRGFRIESGEVESVLASHPDVREVAVVAREDGPGGRWLVAYCVPSEGALPKSQELRAWVRARLPEYMVPSAIVMLPGLPLTPNGKLDRRALPSPAGDSSRREYVAPRTAMEQVVADVLTPLLGLTRMGVEDDFFELGGHSLLATRAMSRLREVVGRELPVRVLFESSTVARLAARLEEDHEAQRSPLTHQPHGGVVPQSFAQQRLWLTSQLDTGGISYNVPFARRLTGRLDVRALEEAFRDVVRRHESLRTTFGEVDGTPVQRIHEDVELSLTVEQVAAA
- a CDS encoding ornithine cyclodeaminase family protein — encoded protein: MKTLLVTQADLRRLVHEVGIDVLMDRVIESVETAFRTFDLARTELRQREGFTLRNTRTGVLEWMPVMRQGESITIKVVGYNPMNPRRYGVPTIIATNSVYDCATGHLTALVDGVLATALRTGAASAIASRHLAHPESRVVGLVGAGAQAVTQLHALSRLFSIERVLVFDVDPVAQRSFAGRAGFLGLDVRAVPLEMVEAEADIVCTVTSVGVGEGPVLEDGRFKPWVHVNAVGSDLPGKLELPRSLLERSLVCPDFLPQALVEGECQQLRPEQIGPGIIEVVQHPERFGEWRERSTVFDSTGFSLEDEAVTGVLIALARRHGLGLDVELECLAGDAMNPYDLLLPEHPGQSGQGAPEGPRPTIRVA
- the eno gene encoding phosphopyruvate hydratase, with amino-acid sequence MTTIVGVVGREIIDSRGNPTVEVDVILENGIRGRAAVPSGASVGTHEAVELRDGDKSRYLGKGVQKAVAAVNNELFKAVRGLNAESQLEIDETMIALDGTPNKGKLGANAILGVSLAVAKAAAAARGLPLYRYVGGISANLLPVPMMNIINGGAHADNAIDFQEFMIMPVGAKSLAEAVRMGAEVFHTLKKGLSEAGHGTNVGDEGGFAPNLTSAEAALDFIMKSIEKAGYKPNEDIALALDCAASEFYKNGVYDYEGEGKKRSVEEHVKYLESLVAKYPIISIEDGLAEDDMAGWKLLTDRIGSKVQIVGDDLFVTNVKRLSDGIKNGIANSILVKVNQIGTLSEVMAAVEMAHKAGYTAVMSHRSGETEDATIADLAVATNCGQIKTGSLSRADRTAKYNQLIRIEQELGKQARYGGRSVLRVRG
- a CDS encoding ATP-binding protein, whose translation is MSTVRPLTQADLLDIGAPNERAGFRLHRFEVYNWGTFHQHVWHLDLHGESGLLTGDIGSGKSTLVDGLVTLFVPPQKLAYNKAAGAEAKERNLRSYVRGQYKSERGDAGQVARPVYLRDAPTYSVLLAHFHNEGYGQDVTLVQVMWMREPEGQPVRLYVVADGKLSIAEHFSRCGSDLNALKKRLKSLAREVHETFPPYQAAFRRRFGLENEQALDLFLQTVSMKSVGNLTDFVRHHMLPPFDVETRLSALIGHFDDLHRAHEAVLQAKRRVSRLEPLVADHERHAVLSRELEALRLCREALRPWFSEQKARLFEERLTRVRDEREKLRVEAEQLREQRERQGTERDGLRQAISANGGDRLETEKAELTQRRRERDERALKSDRYARMAQSVGLPAATDLDLFLSNTRAIQLQREVAASELAEVQEVRTELGIELRDLKKSHEAVAVELESLRRQRSNIPARFLHLRARLCADLGLPEEALPFAGELLRVRDEARDWTGAIERVLYSLGTSLLVADADYPRVSQWVERTHLNERLVYYRVREDGLARPLEPRPDSLPGKLLIKPGSHMGGWLSAQLARQFDYTCCDTPEQFHRARQALSRSGQVKTGGERHLKDDRRRIDDRSQWVLGWTNDSKRQSLESEGKGLETRLQAASAKWEAQEQRHARLCQQAEQLGQLAVFDNFRELDWRSVASDIQRREARLGELEGESDVLRGFERQLAAIETELAATDTALKAVEKRQGRQEEKEEAARRTLATCQRTASETPESVRACFPRVAELCAEGQGELLLEAEACDERERQVRERLQSRIDGDARKLERVRDALLSAMQAYRAEFPVETQELGASLEAAREYVTLLESLRADDLPRFEERFKRLLNENTIREVANFQAQLHRERHGIRERVDTINRSLRAIDYNPDRYIVLELSPTQDADIREFQQDLRACIEGTLVGAEEDAYSEQKFLDVKRIIERFRGREGFADADAKWTQRVTDVRNWFSFSASERWRADDQEHEHYADSGGKSGGQKEKLAYTVLAASLAYQFGLQWGETRSRSFRFVVIDEAFGRGSDESAAYGLELFRRLDLQLLIVTPLQKIRVIEPYVASVGYVHNEEGRRSRVRNLSIEQYHAEREARSA